CCTGGTCAGCCTCCAGGGCGGCTACTGGGCGGTCGACGAGCTGTGCAAGGGCCTGGAGTCCGCGTTCGCGGTGCACATCCTCGGCACGGCGGCCGGCGACCAGGAGAAGGAGGTCGAGCTGCGGCTGGAGACCCGTTAGCGGGTCGGCCCCGAGGGGCGGGGAAGGCACGGGCGTGGCGCATGACGAAGCCCCGCCGAGCGGCAGCCGCACCCGCGGCCCGGAACGAAAGGCATGAGCGAGTGGAGTCCACCCATCATCCGGCGGGCACCGACGGCGCGTCGCCGGCGGCCGGTCAGCGTTCCGAGCTGGTCCTGCACATCAACGCGCAAGCGCACCGGCTGACCCTGGACCACCGCACCACGCTCCTGGACGCGCTCCGCGAACACCTCGGTCTCACCGGCGCCAAGAAGGGCTGCGACCACGGCCAGTGCGGCGCGTGCACCGTGCTCGTCGACGGACGGCGTGCCAACAGCTGTCTGCTGCTGGCCGTGGCCCAGGGCGGGCGGCGGATCACCACGGTCGAGGGCCTGGCCGACGGGGAGCGGCTGCACCCGCTCCAGGAGGCCTTCCTGGAGCGGGACGCCTTCCAGTGCGGCTACTGCACCCCGGGCCAGCTGTGTTCGGTCGTCGGGATGCTGGCCGAGGCCGCGGACGGCTTCCCGTCGCATGTCACCCCGCCCACCGCCGCCTCCGGGACGCCCGTCACGCTCACCGACGACGAGATCCGCGAGCGGATGAGCGGAAATCTGTGCCGCTGCGGCGCCTATCCGCGGATCGTCGAAGCCGTCCGGGAGGCCGGTGCCGCAGCCGGTACGGACATGTGGCCGGACGGCCGTCCGCCGGGGCAGGGGGTGGCGTCGTGAAGCCGTTCGGGTATGTCCAGGTGGCGAGCGTCGAGGAGGCCCTTCGGGCCGTGGCCGGGCAGCCCGGCGCCCGCTTTCTCGGCGGCGGTACCAACCTCGTCGACCTGATGAAGCTGGGCGTGGAGAGCCCGGAGCTGCTCGTCGACGTCACCCGGCTGCCGCTGGACCGCGTCGAGGAGCTGCCGGACGGGGGACTGCGGATCGGGGCGATGGTCCGCAACAGCGATCTCGCCGCGGCCGTCCCCGTACGCGACCGCTACCCCGTCGTGTCGCAGGCGCTGCTGGCCGGCGCCTCGGGGCAGCTGCGGAACACCGCGACCACCGGCGGCAATCTGCTCCAGCGCACCCGCTGCCTGTACTTCCAGGACACCGCCAAACCCTGCAACAAGCGCGCCCCGGGCACCGGCTGCCCGGCCCGCGAGGGCGCCCACCGCGACCTCGCCGTACTGGGCCACTCCGAGCACTGCGTCGCCACCCAGCCGTCGGACCTGGCGGTGGCGCTGGCCGCCGTCGACGCCACCGTTCATCTGCGCGGACCCGACGGCGAACGCAGCGTCCCGGTGACCGACTTCCACCGGCTGCCCGGCGACCGCCCCGACCAGGACACCGTGATCCGGCCCGGCGAACTGCTCACCGCCCTCACCCTGCCCCCCGCGGCACCCGGCGCACGCTCGCGCTACCGCAAGGCCCGCGACCGTGCCTCGTACGCCTTCGCCCTGGTCTCCGTCGCCGCCGTGCTGGAGGTACGGGACGGTGTCGTACAGCGGGCGGCGCTGGCGTTCGGCGGGCTCGCGCACCGGCCGTGGCGCGCCCGCGCGGCCGAAGAAGTGCTGCACGGCGCGCCCGCCACCGAGGACACCTTCGCCCGCGCCGCCGACGCCGAACTCGCCGCGGCCCGCCCGCTGCGCGACAACGGCTTCAAGGTCCCGCTCGCCCGCAGCCTGGCCGTCGGTGTGCTGGCCGGCCTGGCGGACCCGGCCACCGACGGCTGACGAACCCACCCACAGGAGGAAGCCCCGCGCAGCCCCTGTCCCCGCCCCCGACCGAAGGACGCGCGCCATGAGCCCCGCCCCGTTCCCGCTCGGCCCGCCCCCCTACCCCCTGGGCGCCCCGCTCGTCCGCCGGGAAGGCCGTGAGAAGGTCACCGGCACCGCCCGTTACGCGGCCGAACACACCCCGCCGGGCTGCGCCTACGCCTGGCCGGTGCCCGCGACCGTCGCCCGGGGACGGGTCACCGCCGTGGACACCACGGCGGCGCTGGGCCTGCCGGGAGTGTGCGCGGTGCTGACCCATGAGAACGCGCTCCGCCTCGGGGACGCCGACGACCCGACGCTGTCCCTGCTCCAGGACGACCGGGTGCCGCACCGCGGCTGGTATGTCGCCCTGGCCGTGGCCGAGAGCCTCGAAGCCGCCCGCGCCGCCGCCGACGCCGTCCGCGTCAGCTATGCGCCCGAGCCGCACGACGTCCTGCTGACCACCGGTCATCCGCGGATGTACGAGCCCGAGACGGCCAACGGCGGCTATCCGGGGACCCGGGAACGCGGCGACTTCGAGAAGGCGTTCGCCGCCGCGCCGTTCACCGTCGACGCCACGTACACCGTGCCGCCGCTGCACAATCACCCGATGGAGCCGCATGCCTCCACCGCCCGGTGGACCGACGGCCATCTGACCGTCCACGACTCCAGCCAGGGGGCCACCAAGGTCTGTGCGGACCTCGCCGCACTGTTCCGGCTCGACACCAGCGAGGTGACCGTCGTCTCCGAGCACGTCGGCGGCGGCTTCGGCTCCAAGGGGACGCCCCGCCCCCAGGTCGTCCTGGCCGCGATGGCCGCCCACCACACGGGGCGCCCGGTCAAACTCTCCCTGCCGCGCCGCGAGATGCCCGCGGCCGTCGGCCATCGCGCACCCACCGTCCAGCGGGTGCGCCTCGGCGCGGGCGCCGACGGTGTCCTCACCGCCGTTGCGCACGAGGCCGCCACGCACACCTCCACCGTCAAGGAGTTCGTCGAGCAGGCCGCGGTCCCGGCACGCGTCATGTACACCTCGCCGAACAGCCGCACCGTGCACCGGGTCGTCCCGCTCGACGTACCGACCCCCTCGTGGATGCGCGCACCGGGCGAGGCCCCCGGGATGTACGCCCTGGAGTCGGCCATGGACGAACTCGCCGTCGCCCTGGACATCGACCCCGTCGACCTGCGGATCCGCAATGAACCGGACACCGAGCCGGACAGCGACCGCGCCTTCAGCAGCCGTCACCTCGTCGGCTGTCTGCGGGAGGGGGCGGAGCGCTTCGGCTGGCAGTCGCGGGACCCCCGCCCGGCCGTGCGCCGCCAGGGCGATCTGCTGCTGGGCACCGGCGTCGCCGCCGCCACCTACCCCGTCCTGATCGCCCCCTCCTCCGCCGAGGCGCACGCCGCCGCCGACGGCAGCTACCGCATCCGGATCAACGCCACCGACATCGGCACCGGCGCCCGGACCGTCCTCGCCCAGGTCGCCGCCGCCGCGCTGGCCGTGCCGGAGGAACTGATCCGGATCGAGATCGGCAGCAGCGACCTGCCGCCCGCGATGCTGGCCGGCGGTTCCGCGGGCACCGCCTCCTGGGGCTGGGCGGTCCACCGGGCCGGTACGGAGCTGAGGGCGCGGCTGCGGGACCACGTCGGACCGCTCCCGGCCGACGGGCTGACGGCCGCCGCGGACACCCGGCAGGAGCTCGCCGCGGGGTCCCCGTACGCCCGGCATTCGTTCGGCGCCACCTTCGCCGAGGTCCAGGTCGACACCGTCACCGGAGAGGTCCGGGTACGCCGGCTGCTGGGCGTCTACGCGGCCGGACGCATCCTCAACTCCCGTACGGCGCGCTCCCAGTTCATCGGGGGCATGACCATGGGCCTGGGGATGGCCCTCATGGAGGGGAGCGGACTGGACCCCGTGTTCGGCGACTTCGCCGAACGCGATCTGGCCTCGTATCACGTACCGGCCTGCGCCGACGTCCCGCAGATCGAGGCGTACTGGCTCGACGAGGAGGACCCCCACCTCAACCCCATGGGCAGCAAGGGCATCGGGGAGATCGGCATCGTCGGCACCGCCGCGGCCCTCACCAACGCCGTACGGCACGCCACCGGCGTCCGGCTGCGCGACCTCCCGCTCACTCCGGACAAGGTCCTCTCACGGCTGCGGACCGGTCCGGACGGGGCCGGGCCGGGGGACTTCGGCGGCCCGTGATCTGTTGCGGAACCCGCACCGCGGAGTCACCATGACAAACGACCCATACGTGATAAATGCTCACTCTTCGTGTTTCGGGGTTCGTTGGTCCAACGAGGTGAAGGGCGTGAGCCTCGCGGTGAGGAGCCACGACATGACACTTCCCAGCGACCGGCACTACACGGTCGAACTGCATGCTTCGGCGGAGCGTGTGCCGCAGATCCGGCGAATTCTGGCCGCGCACCTGCGGTACTGGGATCTTGAGCTGCATATCCCGCCCGTATGCCGGGGAGTGGCGGAACTCCTGACCAATGTCCATCGCCATATCGGCCCGGACGCCCGGTGCGTCGTCGAACTCCGCTGGACCGGCCGTCACCTCACGGCCTCCGTCGCGGACGACGGACCACGGCTGCCGAAGCTGCTCAGCGCCGCCGGCGGCGGGCTCTCCAGAGTGGCGGCGGTCAGCGACAGCTGGGGCACCTGTGGCACCCCGGACGGCAAGGTCATCTGGTTCACCCGCCGGGTCGAGGCGACCCACAAGACCCCGCTGACGAGTCGTACACCGCTGCGCAGCGTGCCCGACGCGAAGGGCCAGCCCGCGGTGCCGCCGCCCGTACCGGTCGAGCCGCTCGTCGAGCCCGCGCCCGAGGCCGCCGTGGCCGCCGCCGAGGCCGCTCCGGCGGCGTCGTCCGCGGTGTCGCTCGTCTGAACACAGCGCCGGGGGGCGCCCGCGTGGCGTCCCGGCGGCCCGTGGGCCGCGTGGGTGCGGTAACCGGCCCGGGCGCCGCAGGGTCACCCGGTCAGCCGACGGCGCCCTCGGTCCAGGCCCGGCCGAGGATCTCGTCGACGGTCTCGTCCACCGTCTGCCGCGACGTGTCCAGCCACAGTCCGATGTCCCGCGGAGTGCCGGCCCGCAACAGCCGGTCCAGGTCCCGCACGGTCCAGTCGGGCCCGTACGCGGTCTTGGGGCGGGCTGCCTCGCGCGCCTCGACCGCCGCCGGGTCGGGGAGCAGGACGACGACCGCGAGCGGCCTGGTCGTGAGGTACCCGGTCATCTCGGCGAGGTGGTCGCCGATGAGGATGTCCTGCGCGATGACGGTGAAGCCGGCCTGCGCGTACGCGTCGGCGCAGTGCGCCGTCAGCCGGTAGCGCAACCGGAGCTGGTCGACGGCGTGCTGCCCCGCGTCGGGCGTCATGGGGGCCTGGCCCCGGACGATGCTGCGGCGGAAGGTGTCACCGCGCAGGTGGACGGAGCGGGGCAGGCGCTCGGCGAGCGCCTGGGCCACGGTGGACTTGCCGGCCGCCTGGATGCCGGTGATCACCACGACGCCGCCGTCGTTCCACGGCCCCTGCGGTGTCGGTCGTCCGGGAGTGTGCGCGG
This Streptomyces decoyicus DNA region includes the following protein-coding sequences:
- a CDS encoding (2Fe-2S)-binding protein encodes the protein MESTHHPAGTDGASPAAGQRSELVLHINAQAHRLTLDHRTTLLDALREHLGLTGAKKGCDHGQCGACTVLVDGRRANSCLLLAVAQGGRRITTVEGLADGERLHPLQEAFLERDAFQCGYCTPGQLCSVVGMLAEAADGFPSHVTPPTAASGTPVTLTDDEIRERMSGNLCRCGAYPRIVEAVREAGAAAGTDMWPDGRPPGQGVAS
- a CDS encoding FAD binding domain-containing protein, with protein sequence MKPFGYVQVASVEEALRAVAGQPGARFLGGGTNLVDLMKLGVESPELLVDVTRLPLDRVEELPDGGLRIGAMVRNSDLAAAVPVRDRYPVVSQALLAGASGQLRNTATTGGNLLQRTRCLYFQDTAKPCNKRAPGTGCPAREGAHRDLAVLGHSEHCVATQPSDLAVALAAVDATVHLRGPDGERSVPVTDFHRLPGDRPDQDTVIRPGELLTALTLPPAAPGARSRYRKARDRASYAFALVSVAAVLEVRDGVVQRAALAFGGLAHRPWRARAAEEVLHGAPATEDTFARAADAELAAARPLRDNGFKVPLARSLAVGVLAGLADPATDG
- a CDS encoding xanthine dehydrogenase family protein molybdopterin-binding subunit, giving the protein MSPAPFPLGPPPYPLGAPLVRREGREKVTGTARYAAEHTPPGCAYAWPVPATVARGRVTAVDTTAALGLPGVCAVLTHENALRLGDADDPTLSLLQDDRVPHRGWYVALAVAESLEAARAAADAVRVSYAPEPHDVLLTTGHPRMYEPETANGGYPGTRERGDFEKAFAAAPFTVDATYTVPPLHNHPMEPHASTARWTDGHLTVHDSSQGATKVCADLAALFRLDTSEVTVVSEHVGGGFGSKGTPRPQVVLAAMAAHHTGRPVKLSLPRREMPAAVGHRAPTVQRVRLGAGADGVLTAVAHEAATHTSTVKEFVEQAAVPARVMYTSPNSRTVHRVVPLDVPTPSWMRAPGEAPGMYALESAMDELAVALDIDPVDLRIRNEPDTEPDSDRAFSSRHLVGCLREGAERFGWQSRDPRPAVRRQGDLLLGTGVAAATYPVLIAPSSAEAHAAADGSYRIRINATDIGTGARTVLAQVAAAALAVPEELIRIEIGSSDLPPAMLAGGSAGTASWGWAVHRAGTELRARLRDHVGPLPADGLTAAADTRQELAAGSPYARHSFGATFAEVQVDTVTGEVRVRRLLGVYAAGRILNSRTARSQFIGGMTMGLGMALMEGSGLDPVFGDFAERDLASYHVPACADVPQIEAYWLDEEDPHLNPMGSKGIGEIGIVGTAAALTNAVRHATGVRLRDLPLTPDKVLSRLRTGPDGAGPGDFGGP
- a CDS encoding ATP-binding protein; this translates as MTLPSDRHYTVELHASAERVPQIRRILAAHLRYWDLELHIPPVCRGVAELLTNVHRHIGPDARCVVELRWTGRHLTASVADDGPRLPKLLSAAGGGLSRVAAVSDSWGTCGTPDGKVIWFTRRVEATHKTPLTSRTPLRSVPDAKGQPAVPPPVPVEPLVEPAPEAAVAAAEAAPAASSAVSLV
- a CDS encoding AAA family ATPase, with the translated sequence MTAHTPGRPTPQGPWNDGGVVVITGIQAAGKSTVAQALAERLPRSVHLRGDTFRRSIVRGQAPMTPDAGQHAVDQLRLRYRLTAHCADAYAQAGFTVIAQDILIGDHLAEMTGYLTTRPLAVVVLLPDPAAVEAREAARPKTAYGPDWTVRDLDRLLRAGTPRDIGLWLDTSRQTVDETVDEILGRAWTEGAVG